In Halobacillus amylolyticus, the following proteins share a genomic window:
- the mntR gene encoding transcriptional regulator MntR, which translates to MPTPSMEDYIEQIYILIEDKGYARVSDIAENLQVHPSSVTKMVQKLDRDQYLNYEKYRGLILTPKGKKVGKRLVYRHDLLEQFLEIIGVDDDKIYDDVEGIEHHLSWDSIDRIGDLVQYFEENVARVEDLRAVQQKNEEQNNEQK; encoded by the coding sequence ATGCCAACACCAAGCATGGAAGATTATATTGAACAAATTTATATCTTAATCGAAGATAAAGGATATGCACGAGTGTCTGACATTGCTGAAAACCTTCAAGTGCATCCATCCTCAGTAACTAAAATGGTTCAAAAATTAGATCGTGATCAATACTTAAACTATGAAAAATATCGCGGACTTATTTTAACTCCAAAGGGGAAAAAAGTGGGGAAACGTTTGGTCTACCGTCACGACCTTCTCGAACAGTTTCTCGAAATCATTGGAGTGGATGATGATAAAATTTATGACGATGTGGAAGGAATTGAACATCATTTAAGTTGGGATTCAATTGACCGCATTGGAGATTTAGTTCAGTATTTTGAAGAAAACGTTGCCCGAGTTGAGGATCTTCGAGCTGTCCA